The Nocardia sp. BMG51109 nucleotide sequence CTGCCTGATCACCGACGAGAACGTATCCGGCATCGAGGTGACCGGTGAGCTCGCGGCGACTGTGCGCCGATTCCTGCGGGCGAACAACCTGTCCGGTCCGGTGATCGAGATCCCGGGCGCCGAGCGCCGCGAGATCCACCTGGTCACCGGCGTCCGCAAGGCGGAGCGGGCACTCGAGGCGCTGCGCGCGTCCGGTGTCACCGTCTACACCGACGGGGCCGGCATTCCGCTGCCGCCCACGCAGCTGTCGGCCGGATCGGCGTGCTGGGGTGTCGCGCCGGGCGAGGCCCGCTGGGTGCCGCCGGTGGTCGCGATCGCCGCCGCCGTGCGCGCGGCGCGGTCGCGGCGGCGCAGGTCGGGGATCGCCCGTTTGGCCAGCTGAACGAGAGTCGTCCGAGCGGGGGCACCGCCGGAACGAAGGAACCGGAGACCGCGGGAACCGAACGGTTCCCGCGGTTTTCGCGTGTACGGCGCACGTGTCGGTGCCCGGGGTGATGATGGTGGTATGACGCACGTCACCGGCAACACCCGCACCATGCACCGCACCTGCCCGCTGTGCGAGGCGGTATGCGGGCTCGAACTGACGATCGACACGGCCGACCGGATCGTGGGCGTCCGCGGCGACCGGGAGGATCCGTTCAGCCGCGGATTCCTCTGCCCGAAGGGCGCCGGCCTCGGGCAGCTCGACGACGACCCCGACCGGCTGACCGAGCCGATGGTTCGCGACCGGGCCACCGACACCTGGCACACCGCCACCTGGCAGGAGGCGTTCGACCTGATCGCCGACCGCCTGCCGGAGCTGATATCCGCGCACGGCCGGCCGTCGGCGGCGCTGTATCTGGGCAATCCCAACGCGCACACCGTCGCCGGCGGGCTGTATCTGCCGGCGCTGATCCGGGCGCTGAGCACCCGCAACATCTATTCCGCCAGCACCGCCGACCAGATGCCCAAGCAGGTGGCCAGCGGGCTGATGTTCGGCGATCCGCTCACCGTCCCCGTGCCGGATCTGGACCGCACCGACTACCTGCTCATGCTCGGCGCCAATCCGCTCGAATCGAACGGATCGCTGTGCACGGCACCGGATTTCCCCGGCCGGCTGAAGGCGCTGCGCAAGCGCGGCGGCCGGCTGGTGGTGGTGGACCCGCGCCGCACCCGCACCGCGAGGCAGGCCGGTGAACACCTGTTCATCCGCCCCGGCAGCGATGCGTATCTGCTGTTCGGGATCGTGCACACGCTGTTCGCCGAGAATCTCACCGAGGTCCGCGTCGAGGCGGCCGGGCTCGACGAGGTCCGCGCGGCCGCGGCGGCCTTCCCGCCGGAGCGGGTCGCCGAGCGCACCGGCGTTCCGGCCGGCACCGTCGTGCGGCTGGCCCGCGAGCTGGCCGCGGCGCCGACGGCCGCGGTCTACGCCCGCATCGGCACCTGCACGGCCGAATTCGGCACGCTGACGCAGTGGCTGGTGGACGTGCTGAACGTGCTGACCGGCAACCTGGATCGTCCCGGCGGGGCCATGTTCGCCACCGCCGCCGCGCTCGGCCTCGTCCGCAGCCGCCCGTTCCGGCTCGGCCGCTGGACCAGCCGGGTGCGCGGCCTGCCCGAGGCGATGGGCGAGTTCCCGATCGCCACACTCGCCGACGAGATCCGCACGCCGGGCGAGGGGCAGGTCCGTGCCCTGGTGACGGTCGCGGGCAATCCGGCGCTGTCGGCGCCCAGCGGCACCCGGCTCGCCGAGGCGCTGCCCCGGCTGGAATTCATGGTGAGTGTCGACCGCTACCTGAACGAGACCACGCGGCACGCCGACGTCATCCTGCCGCCCCCGCGCACCGTGCAATCGCCGCATTACGATTTCGCGCTGCTCAACTTCGCGGTCCGCAACTACGCGCGCTACTCGCGGCCGCTGGTGCCGCTGGGCGACCGGCCGTCGGAATCGGAGATCCTGGCTCGCCTGGCCCTCGCGATCTCCGGACAGCAGCCCGGACCCGGCCGCGATCCGGTCGAGACGGTCGACGAGCTGATCATCGCCGGCACCCTGGAGAAGGCGGGCCTCTCGGATCGCCGGGCCGCACTGCTCGGCGAGAACAGCACCGAGCAGCGGATCGACATGATGCTGCGGCTCGGCCCGTATGGGGAGTGGAATCCGCAGGCCTTGCCGATCGACGGTGCCGAAATCGGTGATGCCGAAATCGAGAGCGCCGAGGCGGCCGGGGCGCTGAATCTGCGGGTGCTGCTGGACAATCCGCACGGTATCGACCTCGGTCCGCTGCGGCCCCGCCTGCCCGGCGTGCTGCGCACCGAGTCGAAGCGGGTCGAGCTGGCGCCGCGACCGCTGCTCGACGACGTCACCCGGTTGCGTGCCCGGCTCGACGACCCGGCGCCGGACATGGTGCTGATCGGCCGGCGCCAGCTGCGCTCCAACAACAGCTGGATGCACAACGTGCCGACGCTGGTCGGCGGGTCCAACACCTGCACCCTGCACATCCATCCCCAGGATGCCGCCCGGCTGGGGCTGGGCGCCGAGGCCGTGGTGAAGTCCGCGGCGGGCGCCCTGACGGTATCCGTGGAGCCGACCGAGGAGATCATGCCGGGCGTCGTGAGCCTGCCGCACGGCTGGGGCCATACCGGCAGCACCCAGTCGGTGGCCCGCGCACACGCCGGCGTGAATGCCAATGCGCTGACCGATGATTCGCTGGTCGACGCCCCGTCGGGCAATGCGGTCTTCAACGGGGTGCCGGTCACCCTGACCCCCGCCTGAGGACCGGTCGGCTTGTGCAAGGGGGATAACGGATCGATCGGCGCGACAAAGATCGGGCAACCGAGCAAGATAGCTAACGCACTATTGCGAATTGAACCGGGTGCCAGCCGAATCCGGTCCGACCGGCCGCCGACGAAGATCAATGCCGTCCGGACCGCCGCCGGTCCGGGGCCTTGCGGCGGGTCGGCAGTTGGGGGATCGTCGGACCGGAACGACGAATCCGGCACCGGCCGGATCTCGCCCAGCCGAACCGAATATCGTTGAGCGCTACCCGGTTCGACGACAATCGAGGTTCAACGTCGAGCCTTCCAGATGCGGGATGCCAGCAACCCGAGGAGGCCGACATACCGGTACCCGGCGCGACGGCGCTGGTGTCCGGTGAGGGCGACGCCGGCTCCCGCACCGGCGAATTCGACGTTCCGCACGTCAGGTATCGACGCACTCTTGCATACCCGGGAGTGCAGGATCCGCGCCCGACGAGCGTCGGCAACCCGCTGGAGTACCCACGCGCCGAATCACCGCCCCCGGCCGCCCGAAGGTGGGGCACCGACAACCCGATCACCCACGGCGGCTACGACTTCGGCGCGAAGGCGAAATCCCCAGCACTGGTCGCCGAATACCGAACCCGCCGATTCCGACCGCAACGGCGCGGACCGGGATCGGCGGGTTCACCCTCGCGCCGGACCGCGCACCCTCACGAGAGTTTGAAGATCACGGCCCGCTGCACCACGAAGTTGATCACCGTTGCCGTGCCCTGCGCGATGACGAAGGCCAGCGGCATCCGCCACCATTCACCCGGCAGCACGTGATAGAGGATCTGATTGATGCCGACCTGCACGGCGAAGGTGATCCCGTACAGCGCCACCACCGCCAGGAAGCGAATGCGGCTGGGCGGCGCCTGGAACGTCCAACGCCGGTTGATCAGGTATGCCGTCGTGGTGCCCGCGATGAAGCCGATCGACTTCGCCACCGCCACCGGCAGCCCGACAACCTGCAGCAGCAGCGTATACAGGCCGAAGTCGATGATCGCCGAGAAACCGCCGGACAGCGCGAAGCGGACGATCTGCGTCTTCAGATCGACCTCCGTGCCGCCGGGCTCGTCGACCAGGGGCAGCTCGGGTGGCAGGGGAAGAGGGGGTTCCGCGGACACGGCACGAGCGTAGCGGGTGGGCGCGGCGGGGGCGCACGACCGCCTCGACACCAGGACCGATGTCCCTCCATACCTGTAGCCTCTATGCCGATGTCCACGAAAGCTCAGACCTCCACCGCCGGGGCTCCCGCGAAAACCGCAGGCAACGGCGCTGCGTCGCAGAATGACAGCACAGGGTCGAATGACAGCACAGAGTCGACGGACCGCTACGACCTGCCGACGTACCCCCGTCGGCTGACCGGTTGGGGCCGCACCGCGCCCACCACGGCCGAGGTGCTCTCGACCGGCGATCCGGAACTGATCGCGCGGGCCGTCGCCATGGTCGCCGAGGACAACGAGTCCAAGCCGGCGCACCTACGGCGTGGAGTGATCGCGCGCGGGCTGGGCCGCTCGTACGGCGACCACTCGCAGAACGCGGGCGGCTTGGTCATCGACATGACGCCGATGAACAGGATCCACCGCATCGACCGCGACACCCGGATGGTCGATGTCGACGGCGGCGTCAGCCTCGACCAGTTGATGAAGGCGGCGTTGCCGTTCGGGCTGTGGGTCCCCGTGCTGCCCGGCACCCGCCAGGTGACGATCGGTGGTGCCATCGCCTCCGATATTCACGGCAAGAACCACCACAGCGAAGGCAGCTTCGGCAACCACGTGCGCTCGATCGAGCTGCTCACCGCCGACGGCCAGGTGCAGCACATCACGCCGAAGCGCAACGCCAAGCTGTTCTGGGCGACCGTCGGCGGTAACGGGCTCACGGGCATCATCCTGCGCGCGCAGATCGAGATGACGCCGACCGAGACCGCGTACTTCATCAACGACGGGGTCAAGACGGCCACCCTGGAGGAGACGATTGCCGCGCACAGCGACGGCAGCGAGGAGAACTACGTCTATTCCAGCGCGTGGTTCGACGTGATCAACCCGCCGCCCAAGCTCGGCCGCGCCACCATCACCCGGGGACGGCTGGCCACCGTGGACGAGCTGCCGAAGCGGCTGCGGCGCAAGCCGCTGAATTTCGATGCGCCGCAACTGATGACGGTGCCCGACATCTTCCCGAGCTGGACGATGAACAAGCTGACCCTGCAGGCCATCGGCGAGGCCTACTACACGATGGGCGGCAACTACACCGGCAAGGTCCAGAACCTGACGCAGTTCTATCACCCGCTGGACATGATCGCGGAGTGGAATCGCGGGTACGGATCGGCCGGGTTCCTGCAGTATCAGTTCGTGGTGCCGCCGGAGGCCGTGGAGGAATTCAAGAACATCATCCGCGACATCCAGGCGTCCGGGCACTACTCGGCGCTGAATGTGTTCAAACTGTTCGGCCCGGGTAATCAGGCCCCGTTGAGCTTCCCGATGCCGGGCTGGAACATCTGCGTGGACTTCCCGATCCGGCCGGGCCTCAACGATCTTGTCAGCGAACTGGACCGGCGGGTCCTGGAATTCGGTGGCCGGCTGTATACCGCGAAGGACTCCCGCACGACGGCGGAGGCCTTCCACAAGATGTACCCCCGGATCGACGACTGGATCAAGGTCCGCCGAAACGTCGATCCCACAGGCGTTTTCATGTCCGATATGGCGAGGAGGCTGGAGCTGCAGTGAGCGGCGAGCACCACAAGACGAGCGGCGGTTACGAGAAATGATCAACGCTGTAGGTAACCCGCAGAACATCCTGCTGCTGGGCGGCACCTCCGAGATCGGCCTGACGATCTGCGCGGAGTACCTGAAGAAGGGCCCGGCCCGGGTCGTCCTCGCGGCGCTCCCGAACGACCCGCTGCGCGAGGACGCGGTGGCCCAGATGGAGGCCGCCGGTGCATCGAAGGTGGAGGTCGTCGACTTCGACGCGCTGGACACCGGAAGCCACCCGAAGGTCGTCGAGCAGGCGTGGGCCGACGGTGACATCGACGTCGCGATCGTCGCTTTCGCGCTCGACGACGACGCCGAGGAGCTGTGGCAGAACCAGCAGAAGGCCGTCCGGGTGGCCGAGGTCAACTACACCGCGTCGGTATCGGTCGGCGTCCTGGTCGGCGAGAAGATGAAGGCGCAGGGCTACGGGCGGGTGCTCGTGATGTCCTCGGTGGCCGGGGAGCGGGTGCGCCGCAGCAACTTCGTCTACGGCTCCACCAAGGCCGGCCTGGACGGCTTCTATCTGGGCCTCGGCGAGGCGCTGCGCCCGTACGGGCCGCGCGTGACGGTGATCCGGCCCGGCCAGGTGCGCACCCGGTTCTCCGCGCACGTGGACGAGGCCCCGCTGACGGTGAACAAGGAAGACGTTGCCGCCCTGGCGGTCTCGGCCTCGCAGAAGGGTAAGGAGATCGTCTGGGCGCCCGGCACCTTCCGCTGGGTCATGATGATCCTGCGCCACATTCCGCGCCCGATCTTCCGCCTGCTGCCCCTCTGATCGACTGCCTCGCTGATCGAGGCATCCGGCACGCTCGCCCGAGCATCCGGCGCCTCCGTTCAGGCATCCGGCACCGACGGCCGGTAGCGATCCTCGTTGATCGCTACCGGCCGTTCGTCGTTCACGGGGCCCGCGGCACCGTCGACCGTCCGGCGCCACTGCCCGTCCGGCACCACTGCCCGTCCGATACCACTGCCCGTCCCCGTCCGGCACCACCGGCCATCCAGCACCGTCCGCCATCCAGCACGTCCGCCGTCCGGCACCATCGGCCGTCCAGCCTCATCGGCCGTCCGGCACCACCACCCGTCACGATGCGGCCGGGCCGCCCCTACTGACTAGGCTGTCGCACGGCTGTTGGTCCCGTGCGAACGACGCGGTCCAGTGCAGGCGACAAAGGATTCCGGAGGCAGCGTGCGAGTACTTGTCCGGCGGGTCGGCGGCGGTCTAGGTGAGGCGGTGCTCGCGGCGGCGGTCGCGGCGGCGGTGGCCGCCGTCGGGCTGGTCGCGTTCGCGACCGTGCAGTGGCCGGCGTTCAACTCCTCCCACGTGACCCGGGCGCTGACCACGGTCGGTCAGGTCGCCGCGGTGGCCGTGCTGGTCGCCGCGGTGCTGCTGATCCGGGTGCGCCGCTGGCCGTGGCTGGCGAAAGTGCTGTCCTGGGCCGGGATTTCGGGCTTCGTGACGGTCACGCTCGGCATGCCGCTGGCGGCCACCAAGCTGTATCTGCTCGGCATCTCGGTCGATCAGGAGTTCCGGACCGAATACCTGACGCGGCTGACCGACAGCGCGGCCCTGCACGATATGACCTACATCGACCTGCCGCCGTACTACCCGGCCGGGTGGTTCTGGGTCGGCGGCCGGGTGGCGAACCTGCTCGGCATGTCCGGCTGGGAGACCTTCAAGCCGTATGCGATCGCCGGGCTGGCGGTGGCGGCGACGGTGGCGCTCGTGCTGTGGTCCAAACTGATTCGCGCCGACTGGGCCGTCGCGGTGGCGGCGGCGACCACGGCCGTGGCGGTGGCCTACGCGGCGCCGGAGCCCTACAGCGCCGTGCTGGTGGTGCTGTTCGCGCCGGCGATGCTGCTGGCCTGGGGGGCGCTGTATCGACCGGCGGAACCGCCCGCCGACGACACCGCGGCGCCGACCGCGGGCGGTTGGGGCGCGGTGCTGGGCGCCGGGCTGTTCCTCGGCGTCTCGGTCATGTTCTATCAATTGTTCGCGGCCGCGGCGATATTCACGGTGGTGCTGATGGCGATCGTGGCCTGGGTGGCCGCGCTGTGGCAGCGCCGGGCCGACGCCGTGCATCGGCCCCGCGGCGCGGCGGCCGGCCCCGGCGCGCTGCGGCTGCTGTGGCCGATTCTGATCCGGCTGATCGTCATGGGCGTGATCACCGCCGTCCTGGCGCTGATCACCTGGGGGCCGTGGCTGGTGCGGGCGCTGACCGGAGCGCGGTCGGAGTCGGGCACGGCGCTGCACTACCTGCCCGAGGCGGGGGCGCGGCTGTCGTTCCCGATGTTCGACTTCGATCAGCCGCTGCTCGGCGTACTGTGCCTGATCGGCACCGTGTGGCTGGTGCTGCGGGCGGGGAGCTCGCGGCGGGCGCAGGCGCTGGCGATCGCCGTGGTGGCCATCTATCTGTGGTCGCTGGCCTCGATGGCGGCCACCGCGATCGGCACGACCGGGCTGTCGTTCCGGCTCGACCCGATCCTGCAGGTGCTGCTGGCCGCCGCCGGGACGTTCGGGTTCGTGGAGGGCGCGCGCGCGATCTACCAGGCGATCAACGAGCCGCCGCGGTTCCGGGCGGTGGCCGCGGCGATCGCGGTGATCGGCGCGCTGGCCTTCGGACAGAGCATCCCGAGCATCCTGAACACCGAGATCACCACCGCCTACA carries:
- a CDS encoding molybdopterin oxidoreductase family protein, with amino-acid sequence MTHVTGNTRTMHRTCPLCEAVCGLELTIDTADRIVGVRGDREDPFSRGFLCPKGAGLGQLDDDPDRLTEPMVRDRATDTWHTATWQEAFDLIADRLPELISAHGRPSAALYLGNPNAHTVAGGLYLPALIRALSTRNIYSASTADQMPKQVASGLMFGDPLTVPVPDLDRTDYLLMLGANPLESNGSLCTAPDFPGRLKALRKRGGRLVVVDPRRTRTARQAGEHLFIRPGSDAYLLFGIVHTLFAENLTEVRVEAAGLDEVRAAAAAFPPERVAERTGVPAGTVVRLARELAAAPTAAVYARIGTCTAEFGTLTQWLVDVLNVLTGNLDRPGGAMFATAAALGLVRSRPFRLGRWTSRVRGLPEAMGEFPIATLADEIRTPGEGQVRALVTVAGNPALSAPSGTRLAEALPRLEFMVSVDRYLNETTRHADVILPPPRTVQSPHYDFALLNFAVRNYARYSRPLVPLGDRPSESEILARLALAISGQQPGPGRDPVETVDELIIAGTLEKAGLSDRRAALLGENSTEQRIDMMLRLGPYGEWNPQALPIDGAEIGDAEIESAEAAGALNLRVLLDNPHGIDLGPLRPRLPGVLRTESKRVELAPRPLLDDVTRLRARLDDPAPDMVLIGRRQLRSNNSWMHNVPTLVGGSNTCTLHIHPQDAARLGLGAEAVVKSAAGALTVSVEPTEEIMPGVVSLPHGWGHTGSTQSVARAHAGVNANALTDDSLVDAPSGNAVFNGVPVTLTPA
- a CDS encoding GtrA family protein, yielding MSAEPPLPLPPELPLVDEPGGTEVDLKTQIVRFALSGGFSAIIDFGLYTLLLQVVGLPVAVAKSIGFIAGTTTAYLINRRWTFQAPPSRIRFLAVVALYGITFAVQVGINQILYHVLPGEWWRMPLAFVIAQGTATVINFVVQRAVIFKLS
- a CDS encoding FAD-binding oxidoreductase, which translates into the protein MPMSTKAQTSTAGAPAKTAGNGAASQNDSTGSNDSTESTDRYDLPTYPRRLTGWGRTAPTTAEVLSTGDPELIARAVAMVAEDNESKPAHLRRGVIARGLGRSYGDHSQNAGGLVIDMTPMNRIHRIDRDTRMVDVDGGVSLDQLMKAALPFGLWVPVLPGTRQVTIGGAIASDIHGKNHHSEGSFGNHVRSIELLTADGQVQHITPKRNAKLFWATVGGNGLTGIILRAQIEMTPTETAYFINDGVKTATLEETIAAHSDGSEENYVYSSAWFDVINPPPKLGRATITRGRLATVDELPKRLRRKPLNFDAPQLMTVPDIFPSWTMNKLTLQAIGEAYYTMGGNYTGKVQNLTQFYHPLDMIAEWNRGYGSAGFLQYQFVVPPEAVEEFKNIIRDIQASGHYSALNVFKLFGPGNQAPLSFPMPGWNICVDFPIRPGLNDLVSELDRRVLEFGGRLYTAKDSRTTAEAFHKMYPRIDDWIKVRRNVDPTGVFMSDMARRLELQ
- a CDS encoding decaprenylphospho-beta-D-erythro-pentofuranosid-2-ulose 2-reductase, with protein sequence MINAVGNPQNILLLGGTSEIGLTICAEYLKKGPARVVLAALPNDPLREDAVAQMEAAGASKVEVVDFDALDTGSHPKVVEQAWADGDIDVAIVAFALDDDAEELWQNQQKAVRVAEVNYTASVSVGVLVGEKMKAQGYGRVLVMSSVAGERVRRSNFVYGSTKAGLDGFYLGLGEALRPYGPRVTVIRPGQVRTRFSAHVDEAPLTVNKEDVAALAVSASQKGKEIVWAPGTFRWVMMILRHIPRPIFRLLPL
- a CDS encoding galactan 5-O-arabinofuranosyltransferase, whose translation is MRVLVRRVGGGLGEAVLAAAVAAAVAAVGLVAFATVQWPAFNSSHVTRALTTVGQVAAVAVLVAAVLLIRVRRWPWLAKVLSWAGISGFVTVTLGMPLAATKLYLLGISVDQEFRTEYLTRLTDSAALHDMTYIDLPPYYPAGWFWVGGRVANLLGMSGWETFKPYAIAGLAVAATVALVLWSKLIRADWAVAVAAATTAVAVAYAAPEPYSAVLVVLFAPAMLLAWGALYRPAEPPADDTAAPTAGGWGAVLGAGLFLGVSVMFYQLFAAAAIFTVVLMAIVAWVAALWQRRADAVHRPRGAAAGPGALRLLWPILIRLIVMGVITAVLALITWGPWLVRALTGARSESGTALHYLPEAGARLSFPMFDFDQPLLGVLCLIGTVWLVLRAGSSRRAQALAIAVVAIYLWSLASMAATAIGTTGLSFRLDPILQVLLAAAGTFGFVEGARAIYQAINEPPRFRAVAAAIAVIGALAFGQSIPSILNTEITTAYTDTDGDGHRADERSPSAVSYYREVDAALTAQTGRPRDESVLLTADTSFLAYYPYYGFQGLTSHYANPLADFAGRSAEIERWSGLESPAELLDALAHSPWRAPDAFLFRSTGENYTLRLAADAYPNDPNVRRYSVSFPKSLFEDPHFRTTQIGPFTLIVRR